The genomic region taattacaaatcACCGTCTAGACGCTATTTTAGCCAACTCAGCCATAACACTAGTGGTGTAAATAGTGTTGATAGTACTGTGGAAAAGTCTGGATATTATAGGTTAAAAAGCCCGGTTAGGaagtataattttatacaacAAGAGATAAAAGAGGCTGAGACTGAGGAACAGTTTGATAATTTAGACTCTAAGGAAACGGAGCCTTTTTTACAGTTTTACAGCtcagaaaataaaaataatgaagaacTCAATCCAAATGAAGAACTCgatttaaatgataaagtggatataaatgaagaaataGATATAAATGATGAAGATATAAATTCCAAATCAACTCCTAGAAATGACCAATACAAACTAATCGGAATTGTATTTTCTAGACATATCTTACTCAACcattagttatatagttaaatttTGTCACTAGATTAgacattttatatatagttatatgTACTAATAAGGTGTGTAGATTGACTGTTGGAATAATATGGCTATTTCTGAAATATTACCGGACTTGAATGAGAAAATGAGTAAAAATGTAGATGGAAATAAAAAGGGTAAATATGGATTAATAGTGAATAATAAGGAATTAAAAGGGAAAGAGTTGGAATTGAAAGTATATCAACTTGAGCTTTTAAACCGTGAAATTCCGGAGATCAAAGATGCACTTGATAACTATAATAACTTCAAAGATAATGAAAACTCACTTGAAAACATAATCAAAAATAACCTCTGTAAAATACTTTTCGTCAATCtcaactaatttaatatttaaaacatcaacacatttatatgaatatggatgacattattagtaattatttaaataactattaataataatattactaaaatttaaataaaaattggtaATGATGAGGGAAGGATGAATAAAGGGTGTGAATCTTAAATGGAATCTTTTGTGGTGTTGATGATAtggaaaaatataaagattGGAAGaagttttttaaatttttagtcTAAAAATGGAAGTTCTAGCCGATGGGTTAAATGGAGTTTCTTTGAGAGATCACTCCATGGCCAGTGACCATTGGTTTCTGGTGGCTCTGAGTAAGAAAACATTACACATATACAAATTCTACCCGAAAACAGCTACAAATCCAGGTAAACAAAATAGTGTGATCTTACTTCGTTTTTTAGTGGAGAAGCTGGAGCTGTTCAGGGAGTATTCTGACATTTCAAAGTCATTTGTTAGCAATAAAGGGAATCTGGTAATTTTAACTCAAGTTTATCCTTACTTCAGGTCTGTTTATTAAAAGAATCGTCCAATTCCATTCAACTCACTGAACTTGAATCTTCCAAAGTGCTCAAATCTCTAAATCTACCCAATGGTTCCTCTAACAACTATATATACTCATTTGTTATCctatttaattattaataacaaAATAACACTATCTATACATATTAAAATGGACTAAATAAGTGACTGTATAGATTCTGTATTAAAGGAGGTGGTTTTTAGTCCCTTGGACACATTTTTAACAGTTTTAACATCATGGTCCCAGTCAAATCCGAACAATCTAGTCGTGTATAACCTTAAAGGTATGATTTCATAGGAATAGTTAAGTTTATAGTTATGGTAAatagatttaattaattttttagacCCCAATTATTCCGTGGTTTTGTCATTACCTTATGAGAAATCGTATGTTGTTAGCAGATTTCCAACTTGGACTCAAGATGAATctttttgtattttaagggtatttcctcaaataatactaatcttatcaaataataatactactattaacacaaataatactactattaacacgaataataaatatgattaGGTGATGGATGAAATAAAGGTTTGGAAGAATAATGATTTTTCAAAGTTATATTCTAGTTTTACAGTAAACTTAACCCCTGAATCAGTCACAAATGATACTACTAATTCTCCGCCAACTGACAAAACTGATTCTTTACCAACTGATAAAACTAATTCTTTACTATCCCGtggaaataattatttaacaacTGATAAAACTAATACCTTACCAACCCGAGTAACCAATTCGTCACCAACCAGTAAAACTAACTCGTTACCGAGTGGTGCAACAATATCACTATCGCCGCCAGTAAGCTAATTATGACTTAATAATTTGCAGAACGATAAGGGATTTTGTTATATAGGAATCTTCGCGTCAAACCAGGGCAAATTTGACCGCGGAGTTTTAAGAATTTATTCCACAACACAACTAGAAGTAAGTTTTGAACCAACTAATCTTAAATTTAGAAGCCgatttttaataaagaattCGACGCGAGTGAAGAAGGAGAACTTTTTTGGAACAGCAAAGGCACGAGTGTGCTTTTTAGAACCTTTGCTAACTCCGTTAAAGGGCTCGCATCCTACTACGGAGCAAATTCATTATACCTCATTAACGTAACACTATTTTCTATAGATTATTCTAGTTATTTTGTCATAAAATATTGCTATAAtagtatttatataatataatgttGAAATTTTGTTA from Theileria annulata chromosome 1, complete sequence, *** SEQUENCING IN PROGRESS *** harbors:
- a CDS encoding uncharacterized protein (Tap349e08.q2ks7.C.cand.118 - score = 38.73), which encodes MDDIITDGLNGVSLRDHSMASDHWFLVALSKKTLHIYKFYPKTATNPGKQNSVILLRFLVEKLELFREYSDISKSFVSNKGNLVCLLKESSNSIQLTELESSKVLKSLNLPNDSVLKEVVFSPLDTFLTVLTSWSQSNPNNLVVYNLKDPNYSVVLSLPYEKSYVVSRFPTWTQDESFCILRVMDEIKVWKNNDFSKLYSSFTVNLTPESVTNDTTNSPPTDKTDSLPTDKTNSLLSRGNNYLTTDKTNTLPTRVTNSSPTSKTNSLPSGATISLSPPNDKGFCYIGIFASNQGKFDRGVLRIYSTTQLEKPIFNKEFDASEEGELFWNSKGTSVLFRTFANSVKGLASYYGANSLYLINLNNSKFKTISTVNDGIIHDISWSRNGKDFLLLKGPMPAEIDLYDGVTGLKTLSFGKNNRNTVKRDPFDRLVLMGGFGNLRGEIDIWDMKTKKKISQSKSECSVSCEFSPDGMYFVTATTVPRMRVDCCFKIFSYSGKLVQRVDFEELYHVYVRNPKFKFRQRDPSPSVTLENSTTSTPLYRPPGSLSGPKIIKQTNIPANTAVPVINKPKLVGPPGADAALLSAASKIKKKNRNKK